A single genomic interval of Eurosta solidaginis isolate ZX-2024a chromosome 3, ASM4086904v1, whole genome shotgun sequence harbors:
- the LOC137246706 gene encoding uncharacterized protein yields the protein MAENPEIGKGFQKKKDKVLAFWNKLNNSLYSMGPPSKSISEWRKVWIDQKRYIRNKAVENTKNRKKTGGGPCKQHVFSVLEQSILDITASVAAAEGVEDGKPFGLNATKSTGKQRENNSSDEYNSSSEDSEVELSCMDNILDENSTETAGDTQRESALPAQKTSQQTRKKINPSELLNIELDVQKEMNDNVRKGLEMQSHHYTEIEGHLKELNQGLENFQNIQNSLLKETKRHNSEIERLRKIEVDRKLILINSQIEVQNLKTLAAKKILGIN from the exons atggccgaaaatcctgaaataggaaagggcttccaaaaaaaaaaagataaagtgCTGGCTTTTTGGAATAAATTGAACAATTCCCTCTATAGCATGGGCCCACCATCAAAATCAATCTCCGAATGGAGAAAG GTTTGGATTGATCAAAAACGATACATACGAAACAAGGCtgtcgaaaataccaaaaataggaaAAAGACCGGTGGAGGACCTTGCAAGCAACATGTTTTTTCTGTATTAGAACAGTCAATTTTGGATATAACTGCGTCAGTAGCAGCTGCGGAAGGTGTCGAAGATGGCAAGCCTTTTGGTTTGAATGCAACGAAATCAACTGGTAAGCAACGTGAAAATAACAGTAGTGATGAATACAACAGCTCTAGTGAGGACTCTGAAGTGGAGCTTAGTTGCATGGACAATATCTTGGacgaaaatagcaccgaaactgccggtgacacgcaaagggaaagtgctttgcctgcacaaaaaaccagccagcaaactcgcaaaaaaattaacccttcggagctattaaacattgaactagatgttcaaaaagaaatgaatgacaacgtcagaaagggcttggaaatgcagagtcatcactatactgaaatagaaggtcacttaaaggaattaaaccaaggcctcgaaaactttcaaaatattcaaaacagtttactaaaggaaacaaaacgccacaattcggaaattgaacggctcagaaaaattgaagttgaccgtaaactcatacttataaacagccaaatcgaggttcaaaatttgaaaaCACTAGCTGCAAAGAAAATCTTAGGCATTAATTAG